Proteins from a single region of Rhea pennata isolate bPtePen1 chromosome 4, bPtePen1.pri, whole genome shotgun sequence:
- the PPP1R3B gene encoding protein phosphatase 1 regulatory subunit 3B, which yields MHCTRVLDYFPHKQAMAVDVAMQLYLCPSPLRREKRSCKIAPKPIKPLRPCIQLNSKAVLGGPEEAPNSFTENKVKKKVSFADSRGFALTMVKVFSEFDDPLDIPFNITELIDNIVGLTTVESDSFVLDFVQPSVDYLDFRNRLQADCVCLENCTLKERSVVGTVKVKNLAFEKTVRIRMTFDTWKSFADYPCQYVKDVYEGSDRDTFSFDISLPEGIQSHERVEFAISFECNGKVYWDSNKGTNYRIIRSELKSAQEAFRPSGGPDFGSAFDQFGSPRCSYGLFPEWPSYSGYEKLGPYY from the exons ATGCATTGCACCAG AGTATTAGACTACTTTCCTCACAAACAAGCGATGGCTGTGGATGTAGCAATGCAGCTGTACCTGTGCCCTTCACCCCTGCGAAGAGAGAAGCGTTCCTGCAAAATTGCTCCAAAGCCAATCAAGCCTCTGCGACCCTGCATCCAGCTGAACAGCAAGGCCGTGCTGGGTGGGCCAGAAGAGGCACCGAACTCCTTTACAGAAAACAAGGTGAAGAAGAAGGTGTCATTTGCAGATAGCAGGGGCTTTGCTCTGACAATGGTAAAGGTGTTCTCGGAGTTTGATGATCCCCTAGACATTCCTTTCAATATCACTGAGTTGATAGACAACATCGTGGGGCTAACAACAGTGGAGAGCGACAGCTTCGTCTTGGATTTTGTTCAGCCCTCTGTCGACTACTTGGACTTCAGAAACCGTCTTCAGGCAGACTGTGTGTGCCTTGAAAATTGTACACTCAAGGAGCGGTCTGTTGTGGGCACAGTGAAGGTGAAGAatcttgcttttgaaaagacTGTGAGGATCAGGATGACGTTTGACACCTGGAAAAGCTTTGCAGACTACCCGTGCCAGTATGTCAAGGATGTGTACGAAGGGTCAGACAGGGACACGTTTTCCTTTGACATCAGCTTGCCGGAGGGAATTCAATCCCATGAAAGAGTTGAGTTTGCCATCTCCTTTGAGTGCAACGGGAAAGTGTACTGGGACAGCAACAAGGGCACAAATTACAGGATCATTCGGTCTGAACTGAAGTCTGCTCAGGAAGCATTTCGCCCTTCAGGTGGCCCTGACTTTGGAAGTGCCTTTGACCAGTTTGGGAGTCCCCGGTGCTCCTATGGCCTGTTTCCTGAGTGGCCAAGCTACTCGGGCTATGAGAAGCTAGGGCCTTACTATTAA